In Nostoc sp. GT001, a genomic segment contains:
- a CDS encoding caspase family protein: MAKVALLIGVSEYEPELNPLPAAVKDIEALQRILKDSGMGGFDDVKALLNPDRQTMESEIETLFSGRAKDDLVLLFFSGHGIKDDGGKLYFATPITRKNSKGELIRSTSVPANFVQEIMNNSRAKRQVIILDCCFSGAFDPALQAKDDGLVDLQTQLGSEGRVVLTSSSSTQYSFEQQGSDLSIYTRYLVEGIETGAGDRDEDGFVSVLELHEYAVSKVQETAPNMTPKIIVLKDKGFEIVLSKARVTDPKLRYRKATSRYANVGTIRPAESGCSEYTEAAVRLDL, encoded by the coding sequence ATGGCAAAGGTAGCATTGCTGATTGGAGTCAGTGAGTATGAGCCAGAACTAAATCCTTTACCTGCGGCTGTCAAAGATATTGAGGCGTTGCAACGGATTTTGAAAGATTCGGGAATGGGCGGATTTGATGACGTGAAAGCGCTTCTTAATCCTGACCGACAAACAATGGAATCTGAGATTGAAACCTTGTTTTCAGGTCGAGCCAAAGACGATCTTGTGTTGCTATTTTTCTCTGGACATGGCATCAAAGATGATGGTGGCAAGCTATATTTTGCAACTCCGATAACTCGCAAGAATTCCAAAGGGGAGTTGATTCGGTCAACATCTGTACCTGCCAACTTTGTTCAAGAAATCATGAACAATAGCCGTGCTAAACGGCAGGTAATTATCTTAGACTGTTGCTTTAGTGGAGCGTTCGATCCTGCCTTACAAGCCAAAGATGATGGATTAGTTGACTTGCAAACACAACTCGGATCTGAAGGGCGAGTGGTACTCACTTCCTCCAGTTCAACTCAGTATTCCTTTGAGCAGCAGGGATCAGACTTATCGATTTACACCAGATATCTAGTGGAGGGGATTGAAACAGGAGCAGGCGATCGCGATGAGGATGGCTTTGTTTCGGTACTGGAATTGCATGAGTATGCTGTCAGCAAGGTGCAGGAAACTGCCCCCAATATGACCCCGAAGATTATTGTTCTTAAAGACAAGGGGTTTGAAATTGTTCTTTCTAAAGCACGAGTTACTGACCCTAAGTTGAGATATCGGAAAGCCACTTCACGTTATGCAAATGTCGGAACTATTCGACCTGCTGAGTCGGGCTGTTCTGAATACACTGAGGCAGCAGTTAGGCTTGACCTCTGA
- a CDS encoding BrnT family toxin has translation MLNGVTFVWNEEKAWINPSNHDGVTFQQATEVFFDPFLVVVDASRNDEQRDAVIGLDRRWNLLYVVYIERENDIIRIISARKATRKEREYYEG, from the coding sequence GTGCTTAATGGTGTCACTTTCGTTTGGAACGAAGAAAAAGCTTGGATAAATCCTAGCAATCATGATGGCGTGACATTTCAGCAAGCCACAGAGGTATTTTTCGATCCGTTTTTAGTGGTTGTTGATGCAAGTCGCAATGATGAACAAAGAGATGCTGTTATTGGCTTAGACAGACGGTGGAATCTTCTGTATGTCGTCTACATTGAACGTGAAAACGACATAATTCGGATCATTTCAGCTCGTAAAGCTACACGTAAGGAGCGAGAATATTATGAAGGTTGA
- a CDS encoding PIN domain-containing protein: MILCDAGVLLCLVDRTQPQHNAYKIAVMHLAKPLVTTWSCLTEAMYLALHRGGWQMQKQLGQLLLDKLLTVYEIQESDYSRLLALMEQYRDRPMDLADATLVLTAEKTGYRQILTLDSDFLFYRIGHQDTFEIISV, encoded by the coding sequence ATGATCCTGTGTGATGCAGGAGTGCTGCTTTGTTTGGTAGATCGCACTCAGCCTCAGCACAATGCTTATAAAATTGCAGTGATGCATTTGGCAAAGCCTCTCGTCACAACCTGGTCATGCCTGACAGAAGCCATGTATCTTGCCTTGCATCGTGGCGGCTGGCAAATGCAAAAACAATTGGGGCAGCTTCTTTTAGATAAATTGCTGACTGTTTACGAGATTCAGGAAAGTGATTACAGCCGTTTGTTGGCGCTGATGGAACAATACCGCGATCGCCCAATGGATTTAGCAGATGCAACATTGGTTTTGACTGCTGAAAAGACAGGCTATCGTCAAATTCTCACTCTCGATTCTGATTTCTTATTTTATCGAATTGGTCATCAAGACACCTTTGAAATTATCTCAGTCTAA
- a CDS encoding DUF58 domain-containing protein, translating into MKIIKPITNWLETRASAPAYGGWVLAATAICFFGAGINTMAGWLYAISGISFALLGVAAILPPRSLTGLSITRRPMQPVSAGDDLTVELEICNQTQQPVSLLQVEDILPFVLGKPVQKAIETIPRQGSYRWVYYHPTQRRGVYRWNTVELGSGAPLGLFWCRRQRDCAATAIVYPTVLPLATCPLIDEMGQEESKRGDPRGKPLQTATTGLVRSLRPYRLGDPTRLIHWRTSARYGELRVRELEMVTGGQEIVIALDSASNWEEENFEQAVIAAASLYFYAQQQQLQVQLWTASTNLIKGDRFVLETLAATAALEDASSVVPKSYPLIWLTQNPLSLATLPQGSRWVLWPNISSAAEPEVINWEHPGIVLQSDGQLQPQLQKTLHS; encoded by the coding sequence ATGAAAATCATCAAACCCATCACCAATTGGTTAGAAACTCGCGCCAGTGCCCCTGCTTATGGCGGTTGGGTACTAGCAGCAACGGCTATTTGTTTTTTTGGCGCAGGTATCAATACGATGGCTGGTTGGCTGTACGCCATTAGCGGCATCAGTTTTGCCCTTTTGGGTGTAGCAGCCATCTTACCGCCGCGATCGCTCACAGGTCTATCCATCACTCGCCGTCCTATGCAACCAGTGTCAGCAGGTGACGATCTAACGGTGGAATTAGAAATCTGCAATCAGACACAGCAGCCTGTAAGCTTATTGCAAGTTGAAGATATACTGCCCTTCGTCTTAGGGAAACCAGTACAAAAGGCAATCGAAACAATTCCTCGCCAAGGTAGTTACCGTTGGGTATATTACCACCCGACTCAGCGCCGGGGTGTTTATCGCTGGAATACAGTAGAACTCGGTTCTGGTGCGCCTTTGGGATTGTTCTGGTGTCGCCGTCAGCGTGATTGTGCTGCTACTGCGATCGTTTATCCGACAGTGTTACCCTTGGCTACCTGCCCCTTAATAGATGAAATGGGACAAGAAGAGAGCAAAAGGGGCGATCCTCGTGGTAAACCCTTGCAAACAGCTACAACCGGACTGGTGCGATCGCTCCGTCCCTACCGTTTAGGAGATCCCACCCGTCTGATTCACTGGCGGACTAGCGCCCGCTATGGAGAATTAAGGGTGCGGGAGTTAGAGATGGTTACAGGTGGACAAGAAATAGTTATTGCCCTTGACAGTGCTAGCAATTGGGAAGAAGAAAACTTTGAACAAGCAGTAATTGCCGCAGCATCACTGTATTTTTATGCACAGCAACAACAATTACAGGTGCAACTATGGACAGCATCAACAAATTTAATTAAAGGCGATCGCTTTGTTCTAGAAACCTTAGCAGCAACCGCAGCCTTAGAAGATGCCAGTTCAGTTGTTCCTAAAAGCTATCCCTTGATTTGGCTAACTCAGAATCCTCTGAGCCTTGCTACTCTTCCTCAAGGTAGTCGCTGGGTTTTGTGGCCAAATATCTCCTCAGCAGCAGAACCAGAGGTAATTAATTGGGAACACCCTGGTATAGTTTTGCAAAGCGATGGCCAACTGCAACCCCAGCTACAAAAAACATTACATTCATAA
- a CDS encoding ferredoxin thioredoxin reductase catalytic beta subunit — MIASEHNTKSSDKSLEAMRHFSEQYAKRTGTYFCSEPSVTAVVIEGLAKHKDDLGAPLCPCRHYEDKEAEIHATYWNCPCVPMRERKECHCMLFLTPDNEFAGDKQEISLETIKEVRDSMG; from the coding sequence ATGATCGCATCAGAACATAACACAAAATCCAGCGATAAAAGCCTAGAGGCAATGCGGCATTTTTCCGAACAATACGCCAAGCGTACTGGAACATACTTCTGTTCTGAACCTTCTGTCACCGCAGTCGTGATTGAAGGACTAGCCAAACATAAAGACGACCTGGGTGCGCCTTTATGTCCTTGTCGCCATTACGAAGATAAAGAAGCTGAGATTCACGCCACATATTGGAACTGTCCTTGCGTGCCAATGAGAGAACGCAAAGAGTGTCATTGCATGTTATTCCTCACCCCTGACAACGAGTTTGCTGGAGACAAACAAGAAATCTCTCTGGAAACAATCAAAGAAGTACGAGACAGTATGGGATGA
- a CDS encoding LptA/OstA family protein, with translation MMPCYQLPLSQIRRFGLALMLPAALLGTFAFPTQVQTATAQTSQANRPLTIRADVQEYDAKNQVITARGNVQMLYPSRQLQATSAQAQYFSKERRIDFSGNVYILQQGGNSIRAEKVTYLIDEGRFVALPQSNRQVESIYMIEESNNSGQTATPAPQTPPLKPSN, from the coding sequence ATGATGCCCTGCTATCAATTGCCCTTATCACAGATACGTCGCTTTGGATTAGCTTTAATGCTGCCAGCTGCACTATTAGGCACTTTTGCCTTCCCTACCCAAGTGCAAACCGCTACTGCACAAACATCTCAGGCAAATCGCCCCCTGACTATCCGCGCTGATGTGCAAGAATATGACGCAAAAAATCAAGTAATCACCGCTCGCGGTAACGTGCAAATGTTGTATCCTTCTCGTCAGCTTCAGGCAACATCTGCCCAAGCACAGTATTTTAGTAAGGAACGCCGAATTGATTTCAGTGGTAACGTCTATATTTTGCAACAGGGCGGTAACAGTATCCGAGCAGAGAAAGTAACCTATTTAATCGATGAAGGGCGATTTGTTGCTTTACCCCAATCCAACCGTCAGGTAGAGTCCATCTACATGATCGAGGAATCAAATAATAGCGGACAAACTGCGACACCTGCCCCACAAACACCACCTTTGAAGCCTTCTAATTAG
- the lptB gene encoding LPS export ABC transporter ATP-binding protein: protein MKIVLENIHKSYGKRVIVNRVNLSVAQGEIVGLLGPNGAGKTTTFYIATGLEKPNQGKVWLGNVDVTGMPMHKRARLGIGYLAQEPSVFRQLSVEDNILLVLEQTHVPRWEWARRLKTLLREFRLEKLARSKGIQLSGGERRRTELARSLAAGQEGPKFLLLDEPFAGVDPIAVSEIQQIVAQLRDRGMGILITDHNVRETLAITDRAYIMREGQILAFGAADELYSNPLVRQYYLGDNFQV, encoded by the coding sequence GTGAAAATTGTTTTAGAGAATATTCACAAATCTTACGGCAAGCGAGTAATTGTCAATCGTGTCAATCTTTCAGTTGCTCAGGGCGAAATTGTTGGTTTACTAGGCCCTAATGGGGCTGGTAAAACCACGACTTTTTACATTGCCACAGGTTTAGAAAAACCCAATCAAGGAAAAGTTTGGCTGGGTAATGTAGACGTGACGGGAATGCCAATGCATAAAAGGGCACGACTGGGTATTGGTTATCTAGCACAAGAACCAAGTGTTTTTCGCCAGCTCTCGGTAGAGGATAATATTCTGTTAGTACTAGAGCAAACTCATGTACCACGTTGGGAGTGGGCAAGGCGACTCAAAACTTTACTGCGGGAGTTTCGGTTGGAAAAATTAGCTAGGAGTAAAGGAATTCAACTTTCTGGTGGTGAGCGACGGCGGACGGAATTAGCAAGGTCTTTAGCTGCTGGACAAGAAGGTCCAAAATTTTTACTTTTGGATGAACCATTTGCGGGAGTCGATCCGATCGCAGTTTCAGAAATTCAACAAATCGTAGCACAACTGCGCGATCGCGGCATGGGAATATTAATTACAGATCATAATGTCCGCGAAACCCTAGCCATCACCGATCGCGCCTACATCATGCGTGAGGGACAAATCCTTGCTTTTGGCGCTGCTGACGAACTCTACAGCAATCCCCTTGTGCGGCAATATTATTTAGGGGATAATTTTCAAGTCTAA
- a CDS encoding LptF/LptG family permease, with translation MDRYLASELLAPFFFGVGAFSSIGVTIDAVFDLVRKIVESGLPIDIAIQVFLLKFPNFIVLAFPMSTLLATLMTYSRLSSESELIALRGCGVSVYRMVLTAVMLSLVVTGMTFVFNEEIAPAANYQAAMTLQKALKSDKPTFKQQNIFYPEYQDVVQPDGSKNRILTRLFYADQFDGKRMTGLTIIDRSTKNLNQIVVSESAQWNPSQNVWDFYNGTIYFVAADRSYRNIVKFEQQQLQLPRTPLSLAEKSRDYGEMNISEALNQLEVENLGGDRQKIRKLEVRIQQKISLPFVCVVFGLVGAAMGSIPQRTGRGTSFGISVLVIFSYYLIFFISGAMAQAGVLSPFMGAWLPNFLFLGIGLFLLMRVARR, from the coding sequence ATGGATCGTTACCTTGCCAGCGAATTGTTAGCGCCGTTTTTCTTTGGTGTCGGAGCTTTTTCATCAATTGGTGTCACCATTGATGCTGTATTTGATCTCGTCAGAAAAATTGTAGAATCTGGGCTACCCATAGACATTGCTATTCAAGTTTTTTTGTTAAAATTTCCCAATTTTATCGTTTTAGCTTTCCCCATGTCTACGCTGCTGGCTACTTTGATGACCTACAGTCGTCTTTCTAGCGAGAGCGAACTAATTGCCTTGCGTGGTTGTGGCGTCAGTGTCTATCGCATGGTGCTAACTGCTGTGATGTTAAGTCTTGTAGTCACAGGAATGACATTTGTCTTTAATGAAGAAATTGCACCAGCAGCAAATTATCAAGCGGCGATGACTTTACAGAAAGCACTCAAATCAGACAAGCCAACTTTTAAACAGCAAAATATTTTCTATCCTGAATACCAGGATGTTGTCCAGCCGGATGGTTCTAAAAATCGGATATTGACACGCTTGTTTTACGCCGACCAATTTGATGGTAAGCGTATGACAGGGTTGACAATTATAGATCGCTCAACAAAAAATCTGAATCAAATTGTAGTATCAGAATCGGCTCAGTGGAATCCTTCTCAAAATGTCTGGGATTTTTACAACGGTACGATCTATTTTGTTGCTGCCGATCGCTCTTATCGTAACATCGTCAAATTTGAACAACAACAACTGCAACTACCGCGCACGCCATTAAGTCTGGCAGAAAAAAGCCGCGATTATGGTGAAATGAATATTTCTGAAGCACTAAATCAACTAGAAGTGGAAAATCTTGGTGGCGATCGCCAAAAAATTCGTAAACTTGAAGTGCGGATTCAACAAAAAATCTCTTTGCCCTTTGTATGCGTAGTTTTTGGCTTGGTAGGTGCAGCAATGGGAAGCATACCGCAGCGGACGGGGAGAGGTACAAGCTTCGGGATTAGTGTCCTAGTTATATTTTCGTACTACTTAATTTTCTTTATTAGTGGGGCGATGGCACAAGCAGGTGTCCTCTCTCCCTTTATGGGGGCTTGGTTGCCCAACTTTCTTTTTTTGGGAATAGGTTTATTCTTATTGATGCGAGTTGCGAGACGGTAA
- a CDS encoding CP12 domain-containing protein — MMKAEDIMTKDVVTIRGSATVAEAVGLMKDKGLRALVVDCRHENDAYGIVTATDIVYKITAYGKDPKQVRVYEIMSKPCIVVNPDLGVEYVARLFANTGIHRAPVIQGKLLGIISITDILTKSDFVEAPKSLLLEGRIQKAIEQARAICTEQGAYSKACAAAWDEVEELQAEAAHQKAEGMISAKVSFEEYCKENPNAPECRNYHP, encoded by the coding sequence ATGATGAAAGCTGAAGATATCATGACCAAAGACGTAGTTACCATTCGCGGTTCGGCAACTGTTGCTGAAGCGGTGGGGCTGATGAAAGATAAAGGATTGCGGGCACTGGTTGTGGATTGCCGCCATGAGAATGATGCTTATGGCATTGTCACAGCAACGGATATTGTCTATAAGATCACAGCCTACGGTAAAGATCCCAAGCAAGTGCGGGTTTATGAAATTATGAGCAAGCCCTGCATTGTAGTCAATCCTGATTTGGGTGTGGAATATGTAGCGCGGTTATTTGCTAATACTGGTATTCATCGCGCACCTGTGATTCAAGGCAAGTTGTTGGGCATCATCTCGATTACCGACATTTTGACTAAAAGCGACTTTGTGGAAGCGCCAAAATCGCTACTGCTGGAGGGGAGAATTCAAAAAGCAATTGAGCAGGCTCGTGCTATTTGCACTGAACAAGGTGCTTATTCTAAAGCCTGTGCAGCTGCCTGGGATGAGGTAGAAGAACTTCAGGCAGAAGCAGCTCATCAGAAAGCTGAGGGTATGATATCAGCTAAAGTCTCTTTTGAAGAATACTGCAAGGAAAACCCCAATGCACCAGAATGTCGAAATTATCACCCGTAA
- a CDS encoding CPBP family intramembrane glutamic endopeptidase: protein MIEQQKQEPEIPYLTRIQILGAVGATAIILLIVAKLSLYFGNFSLFSWDLNQRELLLGVGLGFVLTALSGLTYRLWTAYRKSADYYLEVVLKPLALPDLIWLGLLPGLSEELLFRGVMLPALGSDLTAVIVSSLCFGILHFSGSQQWPYVIWATIVGMILAYSALLTGNLLVPIVAHIITNLISSYFWKMRQFSAMKK, encoded by the coding sequence GTGATTGAACAACAAAAGCAAGAGCCAGAAATTCCATACCTGACGCGCATCCAAATACTTGGGGCGGTGGGAGCGACTGCAATCATTTTGTTGATAGTCGCCAAACTTTCGTTATACTTTGGCAACTTTTCGCTATTTTCTTGGGACTTGAATCAAAGAGAGTTGCTGTTAGGTGTAGGGTTGGGGTTTGTACTCACCGCGTTAAGTGGCTTAACTTACCGCCTGTGGACTGCCTATCGTAAGAGTGCAGATTATTACCTAGAAGTAGTACTCAAGCCTTTAGCTTTACCAGATTTAATTTGGCTGGGGTTGCTACCAGGGTTGAGTGAAGAATTGTTATTTAGAGGTGTGATGCTACCAGCTTTAGGCTCCGATCTTACAGCTGTAATTGTATCCAGTCTTTGCTTTGGCATCTTGCATTTTAGCGGTTCCCAACAATGGCCTTATGTAATTTGGGCAACAATTGTCGGGATGATATTGGCATATAGCGCCCTGCTTACGGGCAACTTGTTAGTGCCGATTGTCGCTCATATTATTACTAATTTGATTTCTAGCTATTTCTGGAAAATGCGGCAATTTTCGGCAATGAAAAAATAA
- a CDS encoding DUF3326 domain-containing protein, with the protein MNCPYTAILIVPTGVGAAIGGYAGDALPVAKLIAQVCDRLITHPNVLNGASLYWNLPNAFYVEGYGLDKFASGCWGLRPVRNNKVGLLLDQAIEPELQLRHIQAADAVRATLGLTLTDYVITDAPLNVELRTTASGASWGTIGNPDSLLRAAEILIKKAGAEAIAVVARFPDDMDEEAVQKYRQGEGVDSLAGAEAVISHLLVRTFQIPCAHSPALLSEPPQPDLSPRSAAEELGYTFLPCVLVGLSRAPQFIVDRGTIASQQGDIWADEVDAAIAPANACGSSALLSLSQRQCQIITVEENKTLIKVPAQPLGIKSIQVNSYLEAVGVLVAHKAGINPSALRPKLLPLQPVIKG; encoded by the coding sequence ATGAATTGTCCATACACCGCTATCTTAATCGTACCAACAGGCGTTGGGGCTGCCATTGGGGGTTATGCAGGAGATGCTTTACCTGTTGCCAAACTTATAGCACAGGTTTGCGATCGCCTAATTACTCACCCCAATGTCCTCAATGGCGCAAGTTTGTATTGGAATCTGCCAAATGCTTTCTATGTTGAAGGTTATGGACTTGACAAATTTGCCTCTGGATGCTGGGGTTTGCGTCCAGTCCGCAACAACAAAGTAGGTTTGCTTTTAGACCAAGCCATTGAGCCAGAGTTGCAACTACGGCACATACAAGCCGCCGATGCAGTTAGAGCCACTCTAGGATTGACCTTAACAGATTATGTAATCACTGATGCACCATTAAATGTAGAATTACGGACTACAGCATCGGGAGCGAGTTGGGGAACAATTGGCAACCCAGATAGCTTGTTAAGGGCAGCTGAGATATTAATTAAAAAAGCGGGGGCAGAAGCGATCGCAGTTGTTGCTCGTTTCCCTGATGATATGGATGAGGAAGCAGTACAAAAATACCGCCAGGGTGAAGGTGTTGATTCCTTAGCGGGTGCAGAAGCCGTAATTAGCCATTTGCTAGTGCGAACCTTTCAAATTCCTTGCGCCCATTCTCCCGCCCTTTTGAGCGAACCTCCACAACCTGATTTATCTCCCCGTTCCGCCGCCGAAGAATTGGGCTATACCTTTTTACCGTGCGTCCTTGTAGGATTAAGTCGTGCCCCACAATTTATAGTAGACAGAGGAACAATAGCATCACAGCAAGGAGATATTTGGGCAGATGAAGTAGATGCTGCGATCGCACCTGCAAATGCTTGTGGTAGCAGTGCCTTACTGAGTTTAAGCCAAAGACAATGCCAAATAATTACAGTAGAAGAAAATAAAACTCTGATAAAAGTTCCTGCCCAACCTTTGGGGATCAAATCTATACAGGTAAACTCATATTTAGAAGCAGTAGGTGTATTGGTAGCACACAAAGCAGGTATCAATCCCTCCGCTCTCCGTCCCAAATTATTACCTTTGCAGCCAGTAATTAAAGGTTAG
- a CDS encoding 2Fe-2S iron-sulfur cluster-binding protein — MPKTYTVEIDHQGKIHTLQVPENETILSVAEAAGLELPSSCNAGVCTTCASQISEGTVDQADGMGVSPDLQKQGYVLLCVAKPLSDLKIQTEKEDVLYQLQFGKGK; from the coding sequence ATGCCCAAAACTTACACCGTAGAAATTGATCACCAAGGCAAAATTCATACCTTGCAAGTTCCTGAAAATGAAACGATCTTATCAGTTGCCGAAGCTGCTGGTTTGGAACTGCCGAGTTCTTGTAATGCAGGTGTCTGCACAACTTGCGCTAGTCAAATAAGCGAGGGAACTGTAGATCAAGCTGATGGTATGGGCGTTAGTCCAGATTTGCAAAAGCAAGGTTACGTATTGCTTTGTGTTGCCAAACCCCTTTCTGATTTGAAAATTCAGACCGAAAAGGAAGATGTACTTTATCAGTTACAATTTGGCAAAGGCAAATAA
- a CDS encoding DUF4351 domain-containing protein translates to MTRFIHDQFAKDYLEELLKDYGEVKASEKVSGEIKEIDVLFTPAKQQSSNIQILGLLGRFAEHPAIIEPYRNPASTDEICDCILKLLEIKALLRREAKANKTKLQDSEIPKLWVFTPTISETRLSSFGTIQKQGWLSGVHFLPDALRTAIVAIHQLPQTPETLWLRLLGRGSVQSQAIIELQALPLDHPYQKQTLELVYNLRENLRVNQELEADDRELIMRLEPLYQKNREQAREEGRQEGKKEGRQEGRQEGKQNLILRQLNRRIGEIDTSLIEQIQGLSLEQLENLGEALLDFSSFSDLETWLNQQSI, encoded by the coding sequence ATGACCAGGTTTATACATGATCAATTTGCCAAAGACTATCTAGAAGAATTATTAAAAGATTACGGAGAAGTCAAGGCATCAGAAAAAGTATCAGGAGAGATTAAAGAAATAGATGTTTTATTCACTCCTGCTAAACAGCAAAGCTCTAATATACAAATACTGGGTTTGCTAGGAAGATTTGCTGAACATCCTGCAATTATAGAACCGTACCGCAATCCAGCTTCTACCGATGAAATCTGCGACTGTATTCTAAAATTATTAGAAATAAAGGCTTTATTGCGACGAGAAGCTAAGGCAAATAAAACCAAACTTCAAGACTCAGAAATTCCCAAATTGTGGGTTTTTACACCAACCATATCTGAAACTAGATTGTCTAGCTTTGGAACTATTCAAAAACAAGGTTGGTTATCAGGAGTGCATTTTCTGCCAGATGCCTTGCGAACAGCAATTGTAGCGATACACCAACTACCGCAAACACCAGAGACATTATGGTTGAGGCTTTTAGGTAGGGGAAGTGTGCAGTCACAAGCGATTATCGAGTTGCAAGCGTTACCATTAGATCATCCATACCAGAAACAAACTCTTGAATTAGTTTACAACTTGCGCGAAAACTTGAGAGTAAATCAAGAATTAGAAGCAGATGATAGGGAGTTAATTATGCGACTAGAACCACTTTATCAAAAAAATAGAGAACAAGCCAGAGAAGAAGGAAGGCAAGAAGGAAAAAAAGAAGGAAGGCAAGAAGGAAGGCAAGAAGGAAAACAAAACTTAATATTGCGTCAACTCAATCGCCGTATTGGTGAGATTGATACGTCATTAATCGAGCAAATTCAAGGCTTATCACTTGAACAATTAGAGAATTTAGGAGAAGCATTGCTAGATTTTTCTAGTTTTTCTGATTTAGAAACTTGGTTAAACCAACAATCAATCTAA